The following is a genomic window from Actinomadura sp. WMMB 499.
GCTCGTGGCGCCGTCCGTCCTCGGGCAGCGAGTCCAGGTCGTACAGCGTGTACGGGCCGTGCGCGCGGCCGAGCGTCCCCCCTCCGTGCATGTCCGAAAACTAGCGCGGCGGACGTCCGATCGGCGTGATCACGCGGCGGGGTGGCCGGATTTGGCGATATGTCTCGATGGCGGGGGCCGTCCGGGTTAAGATACATCTCGTCTTGCCTCTCGAAGGAGAGATGCGATGAGCGTCGAGCACCAGCCCCTCCGCGCCTCCGACCGCGACCGCGACGAGGTGCTCGTCCGGCTCCACACCGCCTACGCCGAAGGCCGGCTCAGCGAACCGGAACTGGACGAGCGCATCGACCTGACCCTCGCCGCGCGCACCCACGACGATCTCGGCCGCGTGTCGGCCGACCTCCCCGGCCCCCGGCCCGCCCCCGGATCCCCGTCGGGCCGCCTCCAGGTCGCCTACAAGGACACGATCGCCCGCGGCGGCCGCTGGCGCGTCCCCGACACGTTCACGTCCGTCGTCTACAAGGGCCGGATGCTGCTCGACCTCCGGATCGCCGAGCTCACCGAGACGGTCACGACCCTCCGCGTCGTGGCGTACAAGTCCACGGTCGAGATCGTCGTGCCCGCGGGCGTCCGCGTGGAGACCGCCGGGACGGGCGTCAGCCTGGACGCGCACGACGCTCCGGCCGGCGCGCCGGTCGTCCGCGTCCAGGGACTCGCCTACAAGGGGCACATCGAGGCGAAGGGGACGCGCGAATACTCCGCCGTCTGACCGCCCCCGGCGGTGTCGCCGCTCGCGCGGCCGCCGGGTGGCCGTTGCGACGTCGTCCGGCCTGGTGGGCGGCGCTGTGGCGAAGGGAACGCGCGGTCACTCCGTCCTCCGGGCGGTCCCGGCGGCTCCCGTCCGGGCCGCCGGGTGGCCGTTGCGAAGTCGGTCCGGCCTGGTGGGGTGGTGCTGTGGGGAAGGGAACGCGCGAGCACTCGGCCGATCGGATGGTTCCGGTGGTACCGCGGGCTTTGTGTCCGGCGGGTGGCCTTCGCCAGGTCGTCCGGCGCGGGTTATAAGGGCCTGCACGAATGCGCGGTGCGTGTTCGAATCTGAGCGGGCTGTGTCGGTGCGCCGGCATGGGCACTCGGGGTGTGCGCCGACACTCATGAAAAGCCTCCTGCCAACGGTTCCGAACCCCGTGTGCACAGGGCTGCCGCGAGGCAGGTCGCGTTCGGACGCTCGGCTCGGCGCGCTCGGCAGGGCCATTCGGGCCGACCCATCAGCACATTTCGGCTGTCGCCCGCGAAAGGTGATAGAACCCTCACGCGGCCCGATCGGCCGTCGTTCACCTCAATGTCCGAACAGACCGCCATGTGACGCGGTTTGATGGTGTGCCATCACCAATGGCCCGAAAAGGAGCGCGTGTGACGGCGAGGAGCCCGCAGCGGGACGAGGCACGCTCCGACGACCCGGCCGACTCCCGCGAGGTCCGGCGCCGCCTGACGTTCGGTGTGACCGCCGACCTTCCGGCGTCCCTGTCCCCGTGGCAGCGCGCCCTCGCGGCCTGGCGCGCCGCCGGGATCCCGTGGCGCCACGCCCCCGCATCCGACGAGCGGTCCGAGCGAGGCACGAAGAGCGGCCCCCGCCCATCGGAGACCGCTCCCGCGCCCGACCCTGCGGACGGGCCGGACCCGGACGTGGACGCGGGGAAGGCGGGGCCAGAGCACGCTTCCGGACCGGACCCCACGGCCACGTCGGGCGCCGCGCCCTCTCCGGAGGCCGAGGCTGGATCGGGTACCGGTGCGGACCTGGGGGCGGCGGGTCCGGAGGGTGCTTTCCGGGCGGATCGCACGGCGGCGCCGGGCGCCGTTCCTTCCTCGAATGCCGAGGCGAAGGAGACTTCTGCTTCGGGGGCCGGTGCGAACCCGGCGGCGGGATCGGGGGGTGTTGCCGAGCCTTCGGAGTCGTCCGGTGTTGCGCCTTCTGCGGAGATCGAGGCGAAGGGGGCTTCTGCTCCCGCATCAGGCACCGGCGCGACTTCGGGGAGGACGGCCGGGAAGGCGGACGGGCCCGCCGGGGAGCCGGAGAAGAGCACGGGCGAGTCCGGTCGGTCGGCGGCCGCCGGGGCGCGGAAGGCGTCCAGGAAGCCGGCGACACCCGCCGGTCCGGGGGTCGTCGCGATGGCGGCCAAGCGGACGAAGGGCGACGCACCACCGGCCGTCGAGGCCGTGCCCGCGGAACCGGCCGTCGAGGCCGTGCCCGCGGAACCGGAGCCCGCGACGACCGGCGAGGCGGCGGGGACGAGCG
Proteins encoded in this region:
- a CDS encoding DUF1707 domain-containing protein — encoded protein: MSVEHQPLRASDRDRDEVLVRLHTAYAEGRLSEPELDERIDLTLAARTHDDLGRVSADLPGPRPAPGSPSGRLQVAYKDTIARGGRWRVPDTFTSVVYKGRMLLDLRIAELTETVTTLRVVAYKSTVEIVVPAGVRVETAGTGVSLDAHDAPAGAPVVRVQGLAYKGHIEAKGTREYSAV